Within Candidatus Methanosuratincola sp., the genomic segment TTCGGTCCGACCGCCGACCTCGCCATCCTCCTGTCGGCCTCCCTCCGGTCGTCCTCAGTGACCGCGGCGAAGTACTGCTTCGGGGGCGGGTCCATCTTCGAGAGCTCCCCCTCGACGACGGATGTCGCCCTCCTCAGGACTTCCATCTTCTCCTCCGTGACCTCGCCGATGCACCTCACCATCAGCCCCGGACCTGGGAAGGGCTGCCTCTGCGAGGCGTCAAGCCTGACCCCAAGGTGGACCGCGAGCCTCCTGACCTGGTCCTTGTACAGGTCCAGCAGCGGCTCGAGGAGCCTGAACCCGAACGCGGACCTGGTGTCGACCCCGAGCTGCTCGAGGACGTTGTGCTGCGTCTTTATCCCCCCGGCGGTCTCGATCCAGTCCGGCGCTATCGTCCCCTGGATGAGGACGTCGCACCCCTCAGACCTCGCCGCCTCCCCGAGGACCGTGTAGAACGTCTGCCTGAAGGCGATCCTCTTAGCCTCCGCGTCCGACTTCCCCTTCAGCGCCTCCATGAACCTCCCGCTGACCGAGAGGACCCTGAGCGGGAGCCCCAGTGAGGTGAGTATCTCCTCCACCTCCTCGACCTCCCCGTCCCTCATGAAGCCCGTGTCGAGGAAGAAGCAGACAAGCTTGTCCCCGAGCGCCCGGTGCGCAAGGGCTGCGCAGACCGTGCTGTCCACGCCGCCCGACGTCGCTATCGCCGCCCTTCCCTCACCCACGAACCTCTTTATCTCCTCGACCTTCTCCTCTGTGAACTTTGCAGGATCAAAAGCCTCGACCGCGCCAGGATCAGAAATCTCGCAAACCCCCAACAGCGCTCACTACGGCAAGGTTAATCTTAAAGTTAATGCAGACTCTCTGCAGGAAGGTGTCTCTCCTTGGTTCTGAACAGGCTGAGGGGCGCGGTCTCCAGGTTGACCCGGCCGATCGCGTCCGCCGTCGCCAGGTCCGGCATCCCGCCGAACGTTATAACCTTCGTCGGATTCCTCGTCTCCCTCGTCGCAGCCTACGCCTTCTACCGGTCGGCGCCCGTCCTCGGGGGGCTGGTGCTCCTCCTCTCCGGGCTCTTCGACATCATAGACGGCGCCGTCGCCCGCGCCTCCGGGAGGGTCACGAAGTGGGGCGGCATACTCGACTCCGTCCTCGACCGGTACTCAGACCTCGCGGTGGTCGGCGCCATCGCGATCTCCGGCCTCTGCAACCCGGTGGTGGGGATCGCCGCGATGATAGGGTCCGTGATGGTCAGCTACGTGAGGGCAAGGGGCGAGGTCGAGAAGGTCGGGATGTCTGCCGTTGGTCTTATGGAGCGCGCAGAGAGGATCGTCCTGGTCTCCGCCACCGCGATCCTCGGGATCCTCGATATCGGGATGATGCTCCTCGCTCTCCTCACTAACATTACCGTACTGCAGCGGCTCTACCACGTCTGGAGGTCGCTCTCCTAGCCGATCGGCATCCCGCTCAGTCAGTCAGAACGGTCGTTCCGACACACCGCAGCGCTTCGGTTCCTCGCCTCGCTTCCGTTTCTTAAATAAGACCTGCCTGCACGCGGGCAGCCGAAATTCCAAGACGATCGCAGCTCACTCATCCGCCGCCAGCCGCGTCACCTGGCGGGGAGAGCCGCCTCGCAGTCTCCCTCAGGAGCTCCAGCCCCCTGCGGAAGGTCTCCATCCCCTTCTCCGTGGGTCGGTAGTACCTCCGGGCGACCCTCTTCCCCCCGGAGCTCTCCCTTGAGCTCGCGAGGAGCCCCTCCCGCTCCATCCCGTAGAGGACGACGTAGACCGTGATCGTCGCGGGCTCGAACCCGAACTCCTCCGATATCCTCTTCCTTATCTCGTACGCGTACATGGGTCGGTCGATCAGGAGGCGCATCACGTAGAGCCAGAGGTTCTCCCTGGTGATCTTATCCGACAGCCTCTCGTACGCCAACCCGATCAGCCTCCCCATAATGGGCCCAGCGCCATCCTCCTCCCGGGATCCTGCGCTCCGCCCGTCACGGGATCATCCCCTTCACGATCGCTATGCAGTGGCTCGCGAGGTACGGGTGCGGCCCGAGGCTCACCCTCTCGGCGCCGACCGAGTCGAGGAACCGCTCCCACTGCGGGTCTATCCCCTTCTGGTCGCCAAGCGCGAAGGCCGCCCTCTCGCCAAACTTTAACCCGGAAAAGTCCTTCCCCTGCTCGTGGAGGTAGTAGATCGCAAACCCCTCCCTGAGGTGCCTCCTCACCACCGAATCGAACCCCTCCCTCGAGACGGAGACCCCGCTGGGCGGTGCTCCCCTCATCGCGGAGACGAGCATCCCGGCCGCCTCCTCCTCGCCCTCAGGCGCTCTGTCCATAGCCACCCCGTCGAACTCGACGCTCAGCGGCGGGTTCGGAGGCCCCTCTAGGACCACAGTGATCCTGCACCCCCTGTCGACCCCGCCGGGGGAGAGCAGCGCGGCTATTATGCACCTGCAGACCAGGTCCATCCTCCCGCCGCTCCCGGCGAGCGACTTGATGGAAAAGTCAGGGGCTGTGCGCCCCTCCGAAGCCTTCAGTATGAAAGCCCTCTTAGAAATCAAGAAACGGCGCCCCTCAGCTCAGGGACTCCGCATGCCTCCTCTCGTCCTTCGCGCGGACCTTCACCACGCGCTTGCTGATGGCGCACTTGACGCAGTAGTTCTTCGTGACTACCCTCCTGTAGATCTGCGCACCCTGCTTCATCAAGTCCTTCGCTAGCTGCGGCTCAAGCAGCGAGACGGGCTTTGTAACCTTGATCACCTTGTCCCTCGGGATCCACGCCCCGCAGAGGTCACACTGTACCCTCGACGACTTGCCCTTGTCGCCCTTACTACGCCCTCGGCTCTTTCGCTTCTTCGGCAATTCAAGTCCTCCATTGTGGTTTGCTTGGTCAGTAATCAACGGTTCTGCTTATAAAAATGTCGCATCCTCCTTGAGGGATGCATCGCCTTCCGTAATCCAGGGAAAGGTTATTTCTTACCGCAGACCAAATAACTCCTGATTCACTGCTCCAGGTGGACGTGAAATGGGTTCAATTCAAGGTTCCGGCACAGATTCAGGTTCAATTTCAGGTTCAGATTCAGTTTCAGGTTCAGGTCCAGGGAGGGGGGAGCCCCCATCACCGCCTCCCGCCCAACCGCCGCGCAGTTCCGGTTCGGGCTCCGGCTCAGACTCTGACTCCGGGTACAGGGGGAGGGTCCTCGAGCTGATCAGGTCGAAGGGGCTCAAGGTCGGGGACAGGGTCCTGATAAGACAGGGCGGGATCGAGCTGCTCGGCATACTCATGCCGAGGTCTGAGCTCGAGGACGACGAGCACATAGTCCTCAAGCTCTCCGACGGCTACAACGTCGGGGTCTCCATAGGGACGATCGAGGTCCAGCGGGCGCCAGACCAGGAGGCACCGCCCCCGCAGCCCGAGGCGCGGCTCCCCCCGCCGAACCCCGCCCTCCCCCAGGTGGCAATAATAAGCACGGGCGGGACGATCGCGAGCAGGGTCGACTACAGGACCGGCGCGGTGAGCCCTGCCCTCTCAGCCGCAGACCTATACCAGGCGGTGCCGGAGCTCGGCGAGCTAGCGAACATAAGGACTGAGATACTCTTCAGCATACTGAGCGAGAACATGTCCCCGAAGCACTGGACCTCTATAGCCCAATCCGTTTATAAGCAGATAAGGGACGGGGCCCAGGGCGTCGTCGTCACGCACGGCACGGACACGATGGGCTACACCGCCGCAGCCCTCAGCTTCGCGCTGAGGAACCTCCCAGTCCCGGTCATCCTCGTGGGGTCCCAGCGGTCCTCTGACCGTCCCTCTTCGGACGCCGCGCTTAACCTCAAGGGGGCGGTCAGCGTTGCTGCCTACGCGCCGTTCGCCGAGGTCGGAGTGCTGATGCACGCGACACCCTCGGACGACCTCCTCGTCGTGCACAGGGGGACGCGCGCGAGGAAGCTACACACGAGCAGGCGCGACGCGTTCAGGTCCGTCAACTCGAAGCCCCTCGCCGTGGTTAGGGAGGGCAGGGTCGAGCCCGTGGAGGGGGCGGGCTTCCGGCCGCGCGGGGCGCCGGGGGACCTCGAGCTGAAGCCCCACTTCGAGGAGGACGTCGTGCTCATCAAGTCCTTCCCCGGACTGCCCCCGGACATATTCGACCCGATCATACACCGGGGCTTCAGGGGCATCGTGCTCGAGGGTACGGGGCTCGGGCACGTCCCGGACAAGGTCTTCCACCAGATAAGGAGGGCGGTGGACAGCGGGCTGACGGTCGTGATGGCTTCCCAGTGCGTAAACGGGAGGGTCAACATGAACGTCTACAGCACCGGGAGGGAGCTCCTCGGCATGGGCGTGATCCCTGCTGGGGACATGCTCCCCGAGACCGCGCTCGTCAAGCTCATGTGGGTCCTGGGGCAGACCGAGGACCGCGAGAGGATTAGGGAGCTCTTCACCGCCAACCTCGCCGGGGAGCTCTCGGA encodes:
- a CDS encoding ATP-binding protein, giving the protein MGVCEISDPGAVEAFDPAKFTEEKVEEIKRFVGEGRAAIATSGGVDSTVCAALAHRALGDKLVCFFLDTGFMRDGEVEEVEEILTSLGLPLRVLSVSGRFMEALKGKSDAEAKRIAFRQTFYTVLGEAARSEGCDVLIQGTIAPDWIETAGGIKTQHNVLEQLGVDTRSAFGFRLLEPLLDLYKDQVRRLAVHLGVRLDASQRQPFPGPGLMVRCIGEVTEEKMEVLRRATSVVEGELSKMDPPPKQYFAAVTEDDRREADRRMARSAVGPNGRAWYLGARATGVKGDERAYGRMVVVEPGGQQEPADLQGVVEK
- the pgsA gene encoding archaetidylinositol phosphate synthase yields the protein MVLNRLRGAVSRLTRPIASAVARSGIPPNVITFVGFLVSLVAAYAFYRSAPVLGGLVLLLSGLFDIIDGAVARASGRVTKWGGILDSVLDRYSDLAVVGAIAISGLCNPVVGIAAMIGSVMVSYVRARGEVEKVGMSAVGLMERAERIVLVSATAILGILDIGMMLLALLTNITVLQRLYHVWRSLS
- a CDS encoding PadR family transcriptional regulator; the encoded protein is MRLLIDRPMYAYEIRKRISEEFGFEPATITVYVVLYGMEREGLLASSRESSGGKRVARRYYRPTEKGMETFRRGLELLRETARRLSPPGDAAGGG
- the trmY gene encoding tRNA (pseudouridine(54)-N(1))-methyltransferase TrmY, with protein sequence MISKRAFILKASEGRTAPDFSIKSLAGSGGRMDLVCRCIIAALLSPGGVDRGCRITVVLEGPPNPPLSVEFDGVAMDRAPEGEEEAAGMLVSAMRGAPPSGVSVSREGFDSVVRRHLREGFAIYYLHEQGKDFSGLKFGERAAFALGDQKGIDPQWERFLDSVGAERVSLGPHPYLASHCIAIVKGMIP
- a CDS encoding 30S ribosomal protein S26e codes for the protein MPKKRKSRGRSKGDKGKSSRVQCDLCGAWIPRDKVIKVTKPVSLLEPQLAKDLMKQGAQIYRRVVTKNYCVKCAISKRVVKVRAKDERRHAESLS
- the gatD gene encoding Glu-tRNA(Gln) amidotransferase subunit GatD, encoding MGSIQGSGTDSGSISGSDSVSGSGPGRGEPPSPPPAQPPRSSGSGSGSDSDSGYRGRVLELIRSKGLKVGDRVLIRQGGIELLGILMPRSELEDDEHIVLKLSDGYNVGVSIGTIEVQRAPDQEAPPPQPEARLPPPNPALPQVAIISTGGTIASRVDYRTGAVSPALSAADLYQAVPELGELANIRTEILFSILSENMSPKHWTSIAQSVYKQIRDGAQGVVVTHGTDTMGYTAAALSFALRNLPVPVILVGSQRSSDRPSSDAALNLKGAVSVAAYAPFAEVGVLMHATPSDDLLVVHRGTRARKLHTSRRDAFRSVNSKPLAVVREGRVEPVEGAGFRPRGAPGDLELKPHFEEDVVLIKSFPGLPPDIFDPIIHRGFRGIVLEGTGLGHVPDKVFHQIRRAVDSGLTVVMASQCVNGRVNMNVYSTGRELLGMGVIPAGDMLPETALVKLMWVLGQTEDRERIRELFTANLAGELSERSEYDGGAPDGE